In one Puniceicoccus vermicola genomic region, the following are encoded:
- a CDS encoding transposase → MARPLRVEYAGGCYHVLNRGNYRQRIFSGKGAAEAFERVLGEAAERFGWRVNAYVIMSNHFHLAVELGEPNLSEGMKWLQGTWIRRFNRFRNWTGRPFQGRYKGIVVEPGHVFAQVCHYIHLNPVRAGIVSAENLGEYRWSSFFRIEKRKRPEWLDFSTVLSDSGGLGDNRTGWNRYRDYLVWLAEDDLEKKKLAEAQMSRGWCKGSKEFRKAMRDEAKAKGAQLDRVRFEGLEPKSLIEERMMVWEEELVQAATVAGIDLGALPRPKMSREKCLLAAVMKKRTSVSNRWLAERLAMGSVSTPTQAAKRASENPGVRKEIERIEKALE, encoded by the coding sequence ATGGCGAGGCCCCTGAGAGTAGAGTATGCGGGAGGATGTTATCACGTCTTGAACCGCGGCAACTATCGTCAGAGGATTTTTTCGGGGAAGGGAGCAGCGGAGGCCTTTGAACGTGTGTTAGGGGAGGCCGCGGAGCGTTTTGGTTGGCGGGTGAACGCCTATGTCATCATGAGCAATCACTTTCATCTTGCTGTGGAGCTTGGCGAACCGAATTTAAGCGAGGGGATGAAATGGTTGCAGGGGACGTGGATTCGTCGGTTCAATCGTTTTCGGAACTGGACGGGGCGTCCGTTTCAGGGGCGTTACAAGGGGATTGTTGTGGAGCCCGGGCATGTATTCGCGCAGGTTTGCCACTACATTCACCTGAATCCGGTTCGTGCGGGGATCGTTTCGGCGGAAAACCTTGGGGAGTATCGCTGGAGCAGCTTTTTTCGCATCGAAAAAAGGAAGCGTCCCGAATGGTTGGATTTCTCAACGGTATTATCCGACTCGGGGGGTCTAGGCGACAATCGGACTGGGTGGAATCGGTATCGGGATTACTTGGTTTGGCTGGCAGAGGATGATTTGGAAAAGAAGAAACTGGCAGAGGCCCAGATGAGCCGGGGCTGGTGTAAGGGATCGAAGGAGTTTCGCAAGGCGATGCGGGATGAAGCGAAGGCGAAGGGGGCGCAATTGGACCGGGTTCGTTTCGAAGGATTGGAGCCGAAGTCCTTGATTGAGGAGCGGATGATGGTTTGGGAGGAGGAACTCGTTCAGGCGGCGACGGTCGCCGGGATTGACCTCGGAGCCCTTCCCCGGCCGAAAATGTCGCGGGAAAAGTGCCTGTTGGCAGCGGTAATGAAAAAACGGACCTCGGTTTCCAACCGTTGGCTGGCCGAACGACTCGCCATGGGTTCGGTGTCAACCCCGACGCA